From Candoia aspera isolate rCanAsp1 chromosome 4, rCanAsp1.hap2, whole genome shotgun sequence, a single genomic window includes:
- the LOC134497060 gene encoding olfactory receptor 10G6-like, whose product MGCENQTVWAEFVLLGIPYPQQLYTPLFLFFLLVYLLSITGNILILLTVTLRSDLHKPMYWFLCNLAIMDIAVSTTVVPKVMGGFVKEGQIISSGGCLAQLFFYHFVSCSEFFLYTVMAYDRFLAICKPLHYNTMMNHRMCLCLSFSTWFGGCLHSIMVTSLSYGLSYGPKNEVNFIFCEILAMLKLACSDTWFQEMFTLVDIGLVAIICIFLIVMSYMYIVSAILKIPSAEGQHRAFSTCTSHLIVVMICYVPVAFNYLRTGTQDLLSGVTAIFYTTCTPFLNPLIYTLRNKEMKDAMLRLRDRIRGL is encoded by the coding sequence ATGGGGTGTGAAAACCAAACAGTCTGGGCTGAATTTGTCCTCTTGGGCATTCCATACCCTCAACAGCTCTATACCCCCTTATTCCTCTTCTTTCTGCTTGTCTACTTACTGTCTATAACTGGGAATATTCTGATCCTACTTACTGTGACATTGAGATCTGACTTGCACAAGCCAATGTATTGGTTTCTCTGCAATTTAGCTATCATGGACATTGCAGTATCCACCACAGTAGTCCCAAAGGTGATGGGTGGGTTTGTGAAAGAAGGCCAGATTATTTCTTCTGGAGGCTGTCTGGCCCAGCTCTTCTTCTACCACTTTGTGAGCTGTTCTGAGTTCTTTCTCTACACTGTCATGGCCTATGACCGCTTCCTTGCCATCTGTAAGCCTCTTCATTACAACACCATGATGAATCACAGAATGTGCCTCTGTCTTTCCTTCAGCACATGGTTTGGTGGATGTCTGCATTCCATCATGGTCACCTCACTCTCCTACGGCTTATCTTATGGACCTAAGAACGAGGTGAACTTCATCTTTTGTGAAATTCTTGCTATGCTGAAATTGGCTTGCTCAGATACATGGTTCCAGGAGATGTTTACTTTGGTTGATATTGGTTTAGTAGCCATCATCTGTATCTTCCTTATTGTGATGTCGTACATGTATATTGTCTCTGCCATTTTGAAAATCCCCTCAGCTGAAGGACAACACCGGGCATTCTCCACTTGTACTTCCCACCTCATTGTGGTGATGATCTGCTATGTGCCTGTAGCTTTCAATTATTTGAGAACAGGGACTCAGGATCTTCTAAGTGGGGTGACAGCCATTTTTTATACCACCTGCACTCCATTCCTCAATCCACTCATTTATACATTAAGGAACAAGGAGATGAAAGATGCAATGCTGAGGCTGAGAGATAGGATTAGGGGACTCTAA
- the LOC134497061 gene encoding olfactory receptor 10G6-like: MECPNQTAPDEFILSGFPYPQELKLPLLLFFSTMFILTLSGNSLIILAVISDLQLHKPMYWFLCHLSILDMAFSAVVVPKVIAGFIPGGKVISFVGCVTQLFFFHFLGCAESLLYTLMAYDRFLAICKPLHYGNIMSWKVCLIFSLGTVIGGCLNSTFQTFLTFHLPYGQINYIDYVFCDIPAMLKLACVDTKLNELMSFIDIGLVAMTCFVLILASYVYIILAILNISSSEGQHRAFSTCTAHVTVVGIYYLPVVYHYLRPASQGSMDGVVSMFYTTVTPLLNPVIYTLRNKEMKTSLMKLWRGNSE; encoded by the coding sequence ATGGAGTGTCCAAATCAAACAGCCCCAGATGAGTTTATCCTCTCTGGGTTTCCATATCCACAAGAACTAAAGCTCCCCTTGCTTCTCTTCTTCTCAACCATGTTTATCCTGACTCTTTCTGGAAATTCCCTGATCATCTTGGCGGTGATCTCTGACCTTCAACTGCACAAGCCCATGTACTGGTTCCTGTGTCATCTCTCCATCCTGGACATGGCCTTCTCAGCTGTGGTAGTTCCCAAAGTTATTGCGGGATTTATTCCAGGAGGAAAAGTCATCTCTTTTGTAGGGTGTGTGACTCAactgttcttttttcatttccttggATGTGCAGAAAGCCTCCTCTACACCTTGATGGCTTATGACCGCTTCTTGGCCATCTGTAAACCACTCCACTATGGCAACATCATGAGCTGGAAAGTCTGCCTTATCTTCTCCTTGGGTACAGTAATTGGAGGCTGCCTCAACTCCACATTTCAGACATTTCTCACCTTCCACTTGCCTTATGGACAGATAAACTATATTGATTATGTCTTCTGTGACATTCCTGCCATGCTGAAACTGGCTTGTGTAGATACAAAACTTAATGAGTTAATGAGCTTCATTGACATTGGCCTTGTGGCAATGACCTGCTTTGTACTTATCTTAGCATCCTATGTCTACATCATCCTGGCTATTTTAAACATTAGTAGTAGTGAAGGACAGCACAGAGCTTTCTCAACTTGTACTGCCCATGTTACTGTGGTGGGCATATATTACCTTCCTGTGGTGTATCATTATCTGAGGCCAGCTTCTCAGGGCTCCATGGATGGTGTGGTGAGCATGTTCTACACCACAGTCACACCTTTGTTGAACCCCGTGATATACACACTTAGGAACAAGGAGATGAAGACTTCTCTGATGAAATTGTGGAGAGGAAATTCAGAGTAG
- the LOC134497059 gene encoding olfactory receptor 10G6-like: MEHENQTSLTEFVLVGFPYPNSLKEALFLLFLLIYLLTLFGNLLILLVVLSNPQLHKPMYWFLCHLSFLDMTISTVIVPKLIAGFLEGGRIISFGGCVCQLFFFHFLGCTECFLYTLMAYDRFLAIYKPFHYGIIMNRRTCLFLAMGTWVGGCLHSMMETALVFRLPFGWENQVNYIFCDIPAVLKLVSADTALNEMVTMVDVGLVATTCFLLILTSYMYVVSTVLKIRSAQGRQRAFSTCTAHIIAVVTYYVPLVFIYLRPGSQDPLDGVVAVFYTSLTPLLNPIIYTLRNKDIKVAIINLCRRSC, from the coding sequence ATGGAACATGAGAATCAAACTTCATTGACTGAGTTTGTCCTTGTTGGCTTTCCATATCCCAATAGTCTGAAGGAAGCTTTATTTCTCTTATTCCTACTCATCTACTTACTGACACTCTTTGGCAATCTTCTGATCTTACTGGTTGTGCTATCTAATCCCCAACTCCACAAGCCCATGTACTGGTTCCTCTGCCATTTGTCCTTTCTAGACATGACAATCTCCACCGTGATTGTTCCCAAGTTAATTGCTGGATTTTTAGAAGGCGGGAGGATTATATCCTTTGGAGGTTGTGTATGTCAactcttcttcttccattttttggGTTGCACAGAATGCTTCCTTTATACATTGATGGCCTATGATCGCTTTCTGGCTATTTACAAACCATTCCATTATGGCATCATCATGAACCGTAGGACATGTCTCTTCCTGGCAATGGGCACCTGGGTTGGAGGATGCCTTCACTCCATGATGGAGACAGCCCTTGTTTTTCGTTTGCCCTTTGGCTGGGAAAACCAGGTCAACTATATCTTCTGTGATATCCCAGCTGTGTTGAAGCTGGTCTCTGCTGACACAGCACTCAATGAGATGGTAACCATGGTGGATGTTGGGCTTGTGGCCACCACATGCTTCCTTCTGATTTTGACTTCCTACATGTACGTTGTTTCCACCGTCCTGAAGATCCGCAGTGCCCAAGGTCGTCAACGGGCTTTCTCTACCTGTACTGCTCATATAATTGCAGTGGTGACCTACTATGTGCCCCTTGTCTTCATCTATTTGAGACCAGGATCTCAGGATCCACTGGATGGAGTAGTGGCTGTCTTCTACACATCACTGACTCCACTTTTGAATCCTATTATCTATACACTAAGGAACAAGGACATAAAAGTTGCCATCATAAACTTGTGTAGGAGATCATGCTAA